The following are from one region of the Penaeus chinensis breed Huanghai No. 1 chromosome 5, ASM1920278v2, whole genome shotgun sequence genome:
- the LOC125025541 gene encoding cuticle protein AM1199-like, translating into MSIFQLLLSLLVAVAVAERPSLSYNAPAPHTSSPVQQISIIRDERVHPAADGTYSFDVETGDGIVRSESGGPGGAQQGTVSFTFPDGQVFDLQFVANANGYQPQSPFLPVAPAFPHPIPAHALEQIERGRLELEARAREEQRQSSSQGQANPSRHYGQPQ; encoded by the exons ATGTCAATATTTCAGCTGCTTCTGTCCTTGCtggtggctgtggctgtggctgagAGACCGTCCCTCTCCTACAACGCCCCTGCACCCCACACATCCTCGCCCGTTCAGCAGATCTCCATTATCCGCGACGAGCGAGTCCATCCTGCCGCTGACGGCACGTACAGCTTTGACGTTGAGACTGGAGATGGCATCGTCAGGAGCGAGTCTGGAGGCCCAGGTGGCGCTCAGCAGGGAACTGTGAG CTTCACCTTCCCAGATGGCCAAGTCTTCGACCTTCAGTTCGTCGCTAACGCTAATGGTTACCAACCTCAGTCGCCCTTCCTGCCCGTCGCCCCTGCattcccccacccaatccccgcccacgccctcgagCAGATCGAGCGTGGACGACTTGAACTCGAAGCTCGCGCCCGCGAAGAACAACGTCAGTCATCAAGCCAGGGACAGGCCAATCCTTCTCGACATTACGGTCAACCTCAGTAA
- the LOC125025962 gene encoding cuticle protein AM1199-like isoform X1, with translation MKTLVLSLLVAVAVAERPSLSYNAPAPHTSSPVQQIPIIRDERVHPAADGTYSFDVETGDGIVRSESGGPGGAQQGTVSFTFPDGQVFDLQFVANANGYQPQSPFLPVAPAFPHPIPAHALEQIERGRLELEARAREEQRQSSSQGQANPSRHYGQPQ, from the exons ATGAAAACA CTGGTCTTGTCCTTGCtggtggctgtggctgtggctgagAGACCGTCCCTCTCCTACAACGCCCCTGCACCCCACACATCCTCGCCCGTTCAGCAGATCCCCATCATCCGCGACGAGCGAGTCCATCCTGCCGCCGACGGCACTTACAGCTTTGACGTTGAGACTGGAGATGGCATCGTCAGGAGCGAGTCTGGCGGCCCAGGTGGCGCTCAGCAGGGAACTGTGAG CTTCACCTTCCCAGATGGCCAAGTCTTCGACCTTCAGTTCGTCGCTAACGCTAATGGTTACCAACCTCAGTCGCCCTTCCTGCCCGTCGCCCCTGCattcccccacccaatccccgcccacgccctcgagCAGATCGAACGTGGTCGACTTGAACTCGAAGCTCGCGCCCGCGAAGAACAACGTCAGTCATCAAGCCAGGGACAAGCCAACCCTTCTCGCCACTATGGTCAGCCTCAATGA
- the LOC125025962 gene encoding cuticle protein AM1199-like isoform X2 — protein MFQLVLSLLVAVAVAERPSLSYNAPAPHTSSPVQQIPIIRDERVHPAADGTYSFDVETGDGIVRSESGGPGGAQQGTVSFTFPDGQVFDLQFVANANGYQPQSPFLPVAPAFPHPIPAHALEQIERGRLELEARAREEQRQSSSQGQANPSRHYGQPQ, from the exons ATGTTCCAGCTGGTCTTGTCCTTGCtggtggctgtggctgtggctgagAGACCGTCCCTCTCCTACAACGCCCCTGCACCCCACACATCCTCGCCCGTTCAGCAGATCCCCATCATCCGCGACGAGCGAGTCCATCCTGCCGCCGACGGCACTTACAGCTTTGACGTTGAGACTGGAGATGGCATCGTCAGGAGCGAGTCTGGCGGCCCAGGTGGCGCTCAGCAGGGAACTGTGAG CTTCACCTTCCCAGATGGCCAAGTCTTCGACCTTCAGTTCGTCGCTAACGCTAATGGTTACCAACCTCAGTCGCCCTTCCTGCCCGTCGCCCCTGCattcccccacccaatccccgcccacgccctcgagCAGATCGAACGTGGTCGACTTGAACTCGAAGCTCGCGCCCGCGAAGAACAACGTCAGTCATCAAGCCAGGGACAAGCCAACCCTTCTCGCCACTATGGTCAGCCTCAATGA
- the LOC125025635 gene encoding cuticle protein AM1199-like, with translation MFQLLLSFLVVVAVAERPSLSYDAAALHTSSPVQQIPIIRDERVHPAADGTYSFDVETGDGVVRHESGGPGGAQQGTVSFTFPDGQVFDLQFVADVNGYQPQSPFLPVAPAFPHPIPAHALEQIERARLELEARAREERQSLSQGQADPSRLYGQPQ, from the exons ATGTTCCAGCTGCTTCTGTCCTTCCTGGTGGTTGTGGCTGTGGCTGAGAGACCGTCCCTCTCCTACGACGCCGCTGCGCTCCACACATCCTCACCTGTACAGCAGATCCCCATCATCCGCGACGAGCGAGTCCATCCTGCCGCTGACGGAACTTACAGCTTTGACGTTGAGACTGGAGATGGCGTCGTCAGGCACGAGTCTGGCGGTCCAGGTGGCGCTCAACAGGGAACCGTCAG CTTCACCTTCCCAGATGGCCAAGTCTTTGATCTCCAATTCGTCGCTGATGTTAATGGTTACCAACCTCAGTCGCCCTTCCTGCCCGTCGCCCCTGCattcccccacccaatccccgcccacgccctcgagCAGATCGAGCGTGCTCGACTTGAACTCGAAGCTCGCGCCCGCGAAGAGCGTCAATCATTAAGCCAGGGACAAGCCGACCCTTCTCGACTCTACGGTCAACCTCAGTAA
- the LOC125025542 gene encoding uncharacterized protein LOC125025542, translating into MKTVMTVVVAERSSLSYDARAPHTSSPIQQIPIIRDERVHPAAELTALTLRLEMASSGRSLAVQVALNREPLASSFQMAKSSISNSSRKLTVTNLSRPSCPPPLHSPTQSPPTPSNRSSVVELNSKLAPAKNNVQGSRATITSCSLHYKYIDSNMKTLLLPLLVAVAVAERPPLSYDIPAPHTSSPVQQIPIIRDERVHPAADGTYSFDVETGDGIVRHESGGPGGAQQGTVSFTFPDGQVFDLQFVADVNGYQPQSPFLPVAPAFPHPIPAHALEQIERGRLQLEARAREEQRQSSTQGQVNPSRQYGQPQ; encoded by the exons ATGAAGACAgtaa TGACTGTGGTTGTGGCTGAGAGATCGTCCCTCTCCTACGACGCCCGTGCACCCCACACATCCTCGCCCATTCAGCAGATCCCAATCATCCGCGACGAGCGAGTCCATCCTGCCGCTGAACTTACAGCTTTGACGTTGAGACTGGAGATGGCATCGTCAGGTAGGAGTCTGGCGGTCCAGGTGGCGCTCAACAGGGAACCGTTAG CTTCATCTTTCCAGATGGCCAAGTCTTCGATCTCCAATTCGTCGCGGAAGTTAACGGTTACCAACCTCAGTCGCCCTTCCTGCCCGCCGCCCCTGCattcccccacccaatccccgcccacgccctcgaaCAGATCGAGCGTTGTTGAATTGAACTCGAAGCTCGCGCCCGCGAAGAACAAC GTGCAAGGCTCGCGAGCCACCATCACTTCTTGCAGTCTGCACTACAAGTATATCGATAGCAACATGAAGACG CTGCTCTTGCCCTTGCTGGTGGCTGTGGCCGTGGCTGAGAGACCGCCTCTCTCCTACGACATCCCTGCACCCCACACATCCTCGCCCGTTCAGCAGATCCCCATCATCCGCGACGAGCGAGTCCATCCTGCCGCCGACGGCACTTACAGCTTTGACGTTGAGACTGGGGATGGCATCGTCAGGCATGAGTCTGGCGGTCCAGGTGGCGCTCAACAGGGAACCGTCAG CTTCACCTTCCCAGATGGCCAAGTCTTCGATCTTCAGTTCGTCGCTGATGTTAATGGTTACCAACCTCAGTCACCCTTCCTGCCCGTCGCCCCTGCattcccccacccaatccctGCCCACGCCCTCGAACAGATCGAGCGTGGTCGACTTCAACTCGAAGCTCGCGCCCGCGAAGAACAACGTCAGTCATCAACCCAGGGACAAGTCAACCCCTCTCGCCAATACGGTCAACCTCAGTAG